A genomic region of Deinococcus humi contains the following coding sequences:
- a CDS encoding tyrosine-type recombinase/integrase: MTRKPPAKRGNGEGTTRQLPSGNWRWEVMVEGRRHGGTAPSKTLARQAAARLIADATRGGVVDPSAETLGEYLTRWLEGKQASRAVRTHQIQSDHLERHILPVIGKERLQKLSPAHMRRLFDSLNKAGLGASSQRQVHQMLISALGEALRLELVTRNVAEVVKPTPARGKEKTALASFTAEEAARFAAAAAADRWGAPFLFALSTGMRRGEVVGLRWQDVDLDAAQAHVREIVTTPKTTGSRRTVYLSPDTVTLLRRVLASQAEQRAALVGSVRGHAKGYERKRQWADSGRVFVNSYGGTLLPGNLKRDMGRICGAAGVRELPIHGLRHTYASLALRGGVPVEVVSKQLGHASPAFTLTQYRTVFTSEREKWALNLSQLVGAD; encoded by the coding sequence ATGACCCGCAAACCCCCAGCCAAACGCGGGAACGGGGAAGGGACAACCCGTCAGCTGCCCAGCGGCAACTGGCGCTGGGAAGTGATGGTGGAAGGCCGACGCCACGGCGGGACCGCCCCCAGCAAGACGCTGGCCCGTCAGGCCGCCGCCCGTCTGATCGCCGACGCCACACGGGGCGGCGTGGTGGACCCGAGCGCCGAGACGCTGGGCGAGTACCTGACGCGCTGGCTGGAAGGCAAGCAGGCCAGCCGCGCCGTCCGCACCCACCAGATTCAGTCCGATCACCTGGAGCGCCATATCTTGCCCGTGATCGGCAAGGAACGGCTGCAGAAGCTCTCCCCTGCCCACATGCGCCGGTTGTTCGACTCCCTGAACAAGGCTGGGCTGGGGGCGTCCTCTCAGCGCCAGGTGCATCAGATGCTGATCTCGGCATTAGGCGAGGCACTGCGCCTGGAACTCGTGACCCGCAACGTGGCCGAGGTGGTCAAACCCACACCAGCCAGAGGCAAGGAGAAGACGGCACTGGCCAGCTTCACGGCTGAGGAGGCCGCCCGGTTCGCTGCTGCCGCTGCTGCAGACCGCTGGGGCGCCCCGTTCCTATTTGCCCTCAGCACAGGAATGCGCCGCGGTGAGGTGGTGGGCCTGCGCTGGCAGGACGTGGATCTGGACGCGGCCCAGGCCCACGTCCGCGAGATCGTGACCACGCCCAAGACGACGGGCAGCCGGCGGACGGTGTACCTCTCCCCCGATACCGTGACGCTGCTGCGCAGGGTGCTGGCCAGCCAGGCGGAGCAGCGGGCCGCCCTAGTGGGCAGCGTGCGCGGCCATGCCAAGGGGTATGAGCGCAAACGGCAGTGGGCGGACAGCGGGCGGGTGTTCGTGAACAGCTACGGCGGGACGCTGCTGCCGGGGAACCTGAAGCGGGATATGGGGCGGATCTGTGGGGCAGCTGGCGTGCGCGAACTGCCGATCCATGGGCTGCGCCACACCTATGCCTCGCTGGCCCTGCGTGGCGGTGTCCCGGTGGAGGTGGTGAGCAAGCAACTGGGCCATGCCTCCCCGGCGTTCACCCTGACCCAGTACCGGACTGTGTTCACCTCGGAGCGGGAAAAATGGGCCTTGAATCTGAGTCAACTGGTGGGGGCGGATTGA